A single genomic interval of Phocoena sinus isolate mPhoSin1 chromosome 15, mPhoSin1.pri, whole genome shotgun sequence harbors:
- the TBL2 gene encoding transducin beta-like protein 2 isoform X1 has protein sequence MELLQMPELMGLSLLLGLLALIATAAVARGWLRAEQETCGRSAGQRANGLPPDKSLRSKKQKQHQRIHKEKPQQHNFTHRLLAATLKSHSGNISCMDFSSNGKYLATCADDRTVRIWSTKDFLQREHRSMRANVELDHAILVRFSPDCRAFIVWLANGDTLRVFKMTKREDGGYTFTATPEDFPKKHKAAIVNIGIADTGKFIMTASSDTTVIIWNLKGQVLSTINTNQMHNTFAAISPCSRFVASCGFTPDVKVWEVCFGKKGDFQEVVRAFELKGHSAAVHFFAFSNDSRRMASVSKDGTWKLWDTDVEYKKQQDPYLLRTGRFEEASTMPCRLALSPDAQVLALASGSSIHLYNSRRGEKEECFEQVHGECISDLSFDVTGRLLASCGDRAVRLFHNTPGYRAVVEEMQGLLKRASNESTRQRLQQQLTQAQEALKSLGALRK, from the exons ATGGAGCTGCTGCAGATGCCGGAGTTGATGGGGCTGTCGCTGTTGCTCGGGCTGCTGGCCCTGATAGCGACGGCGGCGGTAGCGCGGGGATGGCTGCGCGCGGAGCAGGAGACGTGCGGCCGGTCGGCAG GCCAAAGAGCAAATGGACTTCCACCTGACAAGTCCTTGAGATCCAAGAAGCAGAAACAACATCAGCGGATTCACAAGGAAAAGCCTCAGCAACACAACTTCACCCACCGCCTCCTGGCTGCAACACTGAAG AGCCACAGTGGGAACATATCTTGCATGGACTTTAGCAGCAATGGCAAGTACCTGGCCACCTGTGCAGATGACCGTACTGTCCGCATCTGGAGCACCAAGGACTTCCTGCAGCGGGAGCACCGCAGCATGAGAGCAAATGTGGAGCTGGACCATGCCATCCTGGTGCGCTTCAGCCCTGACTGCAG AGCATTCATCGTCTGGCTGGCTAACGGAGATACCCTCCGTGTCTTCAAGATGACCAAGCGAGAGGATGGGGGCTATACTTTCACGGCCACCCCAGAGGACTTTCCTAAAAAGCACAAGGCAGCCATCGTCAACATTGGCATTGCTGACACAG GGAAGTTCATCATGACTGCTTCCAGTGACACAACTGTCATCATCTGGAATCTGAAAGGTCAGGTGCTGTCTACCATCAACACCAACCAGATGCACAATACATTTGCTGCTATATCCCCTTGtagcag GTTTGTGGCCTCGTGTGGCTTCACCCCAGATGTAAAAGTTTGGGAAGTCTGCTTTGGGAAAAAAGGGGACTTCCAGGAGGTTGTGCGAGCCTTTGAACTGAAGGGCCACTCTGCAGCCGTCCACTTCTTCGCTTTCTCCAATGACTCCCGGAG GATGGCCTCTGTCTCCAAGGATGGTACATGGAAACTGTGGGACACAGATGTGGAATACAAGAAGCAGCAGGACCCCTACTTGCTGAGGACAGGCCGTTTTGAAGAAGCAAGCACCATGCCGTGCCGCCTGGCACTCTCGCCTGACGCCCAGGTTTTGGCTTTGGCCAGTGGCAGCAGCATTCATCTCTATAACAGCCGGCGGGGTGAGAAGGAGGAGTGCTTCGAGCAGGTCCATGGGGAGTGTATCAGTGACTTGTCCTTTGACGTCACTGGCCGGCTTCTGGCCTCCTGTGGGGACCGCGCAGTGCGGCTCTTCCACAACACCCCTGGCTACCGGGCAGTGGTGGAAGAAATGCAGGGCCTCCTCAAGCGGGCTTCCAATGAGAGCACCCGCCAGAGGCTACAGCAGCAGCTGACGCAGGCCCAGGAGGCCCTAAAGAGCCTGGGTGCCTTGAGGAAATGA
- the TBL2 gene encoding transducin beta-like protein 2 isoform X2 — protein MRANVELDHAILVRFSPDCRAFIVWLANGDTLRVFKMTKREDGGYTFTATPEDFPKKHKAAIVNIGIADTGKFIMTASSDTTVIIWNLKGQVLSTINTNQMHNTFAAISPCSRFVASCGFTPDVKVWEVCFGKKGDFQEVVRAFELKGHSAAVHFFAFSNDSRRMASVSKDGTWKLWDTDVEYKKQQDPYLLRTGRFEEASTMPCRLALSPDAQVLALASGSSIHLYNSRRGEKEECFEQVHGECISDLSFDVTGRLLASCGDRAVRLFHNTPGYRAVVEEMQGLLKRASNESTRQRLQQQLTQAQEALKSLGALRK, from the exons ATGAGAGCAAATGTGGAGCTGGACCATGCCATCCTGGTGCGCTTCAGCCCTGACTGCAG AGCATTCATCGTCTGGCTGGCTAACGGAGATACCCTCCGTGTCTTCAAGATGACCAAGCGAGAGGATGGGGGCTATACTTTCACGGCCACCCCAGAGGACTTTCCTAAAAAGCACAAGGCAGCCATCGTCAACATTGGCATTGCTGACACAG GGAAGTTCATCATGACTGCTTCCAGTGACACAACTGTCATCATCTGGAATCTGAAAGGTCAGGTGCTGTCTACCATCAACACCAACCAGATGCACAATACATTTGCTGCTATATCCCCTTGtagcag GTTTGTGGCCTCGTGTGGCTTCACCCCAGATGTAAAAGTTTGGGAAGTCTGCTTTGGGAAAAAAGGGGACTTCCAGGAGGTTGTGCGAGCCTTTGAACTGAAGGGCCACTCTGCAGCCGTCCACTTCTTCGCTTTCTCCAATGACTCCCGGAG GATGGCCTCTGTCTCCAAGGATGGTACATGGAAACTGTGGGACACAGATGTGGAATACAAGAAGCAGCAGGACCCCTACTTGCTGAGGACAGGCCGTTTTGAAGAAGCAAGCACCATGCCGTGCCGCCTGGCACTCTCGCCTGACGCCCAGGTTTTGGCTTTGGCCAGTGGCAGCAGCATTCATCTCTATAACAGCCGGCGGGGTGAGAAGGAGGAGTGCTTCGAGCAGGTCCATGGGGAGTGTATCAGTGACTTGTCCTTTGACGTCACTGGCCGGCTTCTGGCCTCCTGTGGGGACCGCGCAGTGCGGCTCTTCCACAACACCCCTGGCTACCGGGCAGTGGTGGAAGAAATGCAGGGCCTCCTCAAGCGGGCTTCCAATGAGAGCACCCGCCAGAGGCTACAGCAGCAGCTGACGCAGGCCCAGGAGGCCCTAAAGAGCCTGGGTGCCTTGAGGAAATGA
- the BCL7B gene encoding B-cell CLL/lymphoma 7 protein family member B isoform X1 translates to MSGRSVRAETRSRAKDDIKKVMAAIEKVRKWEKKWVTVGDTSLRIFKWVPVTDNKEKEKSKSNSSAAREPNGFPSDASANSSLLLEFQDENSNQSSVSDVYQLKVDSSTNSSPSPQQSESLSPAHTSDFRTDDSQPPTLGQEILEEPSLPASEVADEPPTLTKEEPVPSETQIAEEEEDSGAPPLKRFCVDQPAVPQTASES, encoded by the exons ATGTCGGGCCGGTCTGTCCGGGCCGAGACCCGCAGCCGGGCCAAGGATGACATCAAGAAGGTGATGGCGGCCATCGAGAAAGTGCGGAAATG GGAGAAAAAGTGGGTGACTGTGGGTGACACGTCCCTTAGGATATTTAAGTGGGTTCCCGTGACAGACAACAAGGAG aaagaaaagtcaaaatcGAACAGTTCAGCAGCCCGGGAACCTAATGGCTTTCCCTCTGATGCCTCAGCCAATTCCTCTCTCCTTCTTGAATTCCAGG ATGAAAACAGCAACCAGAGTTCCGTGTCTGATGTCTATCAGCTCAAGGTGGACAGCAGCACCAACTcgagccccagcccccagcagagcGAGTCCCTGAGCCCAGCGCACACCTCCGACTTCCGCACAGATgactcccagccccccaccctgggCCAGGAGATCCTTGAGG AGCCCTCCCTGCCCGCCTCAGAAGTTGCTGATGAACCTCCCACCCTCACGAAGGAAGAACCAGTTCCATCAGAGACACAG AttgctgaggaagaggaagactcAGGCGCGCCTCCCCTGAAACGCTTCTGTGTGGACCAGCCCGCAGTGCCGCAGACAGCGTCAGAAAGCTAG
- the BCL7B gene encoding B-cell CLL/lymphoma 7 protein family member B isoform X2 produces the protein MDPHERAGEKKWVTVGDTSLRIFKWVPVTDNKEKEKSKSNSSAAREPNGFPSDASANSSLLLEFQDENSNQSSVSDVYQLKVDSSTNSSPSPQQSESLSPAHTSDFRTDDSQPPTLGQEILEEPSLPASEVADEPPTLTKEEPVPSETQIAEEEEDSGAPPLKRFCVDQPAVPQTASES, from the exons ATGGACCCACACGAGCGAGCTGG GGAGAAAAAGTGGGTGACTGTGGGTGACACGTCCCTTAGGATATTTAAGTGGGTTCCCGTGACAGACAACAAGGAG aaagaaaagtcaaaatcGAACAGTTCAGCAGCCCGGGAACCTAATGGCTTTCCCTCTGATGCCTCAGCCAATTCCTCTCTCCTTCTTGAATTCCAGG ATGAAAACAGCAACCAGAGTTCCGTGTCTGATGTCTATCAGCTCAAGGTGGACAGCAGCACCAACTcgagccccagcccccagcagagcGAGTCCCTGAGCCCAGCGCACACCTCCGACTTCCGCACAGATgactcccagccccccaccctgggCCAGGAGATCCTTGAGG AGCCCTCCCTGCCCGCCTCAGAAGTTGCTGATGAACCTCCCACCCTCACGAAGGAAGAACCAGTTCCATCAGAGACACAG AttgctgaggaagaggaagactcAGGCGCGCCTCCCCTGAAACGCTTCTGTGTGGACCAGCCCGCAGTGCCGCAGACAGCGTCAGAAAGCTAG